A region of Beijerinckia sp. 28-YEA-48 DNA encodes the following proteins:
- a CDS encoding pilus assembly protein TadG-related protein, whose amino-acid sequence MTAKYFRNFQHAIDGNVALTVAFAALPMMIFVGSAIDYSRDLWVKTDLQAAVDTAALNTARQSPGLTTAQMLALAQSSVAAAFTTKGVGAPITTLTYTPASSINATIKITASAVVPTTFMNLVGITSTTVSASSTSTWGNTKLRVALALDNTGSMASSGKMTALKTATNSLLTSLKNAAVNDGDVYVSIIPFAKVVNVGTSNATQSWLSWSYFDTTYQTCNSSGKNCKPMSHTLWDGSIADRDQSYDLLNTTPSVGSTLFPAGEAASNDPTPTSLIGLTYDWTALSNEVAAMTPVGGTNQAVGLAWAWQSLTPGAPLNAPAKDPQSSYSDVIIILSDGINTEDRWYGDGTTYSAQVDARQKLLCDNIKQAGVTIYAVQVNTDNSPTAAALQYCASDPSKFVMLTSASQIITTFASIGASLSQLHLSH is encoded by the coding sequence ATGACGGCCAAATATTTTAGAAATTTTCAGCACGCCATCGATGGCAATGTCGCTCTGACAGTTGCTTTTGCGGCTCTTCCAATGATGATCTTCGTGGGGTCCGCTATTGATTATAGCCGCGACCTCTGGGTGAAAACGGACTTGCAGGCAGCGGTCGATACGGCTGCCCTCAACACCGCCCGCCAGTCGCCCGGCCTGACAACCGCTCAGATGCTCGCCCTGGCGCAGAGTTCGGTCGCCGCCGCCTTCACCACCAAAGGCGTCGGCGCGCCCATCACGACCTTAACCTACACGCCGGCAAGTTCCATCAATGCAACCATCAAGATCACGGCCTCCGCGGTGGTGCCGACGACGTTCATGAATTTGGTCGGTATTACCTCGACCACTGTGTCGGCAAGCTCGACATCCACCTGGGGCAACACCAAACTTCGCGTGGCGCTCGCGCTCGACAATACCGGCTCGATGGCCTCGTCCGGCAAGATGACGGCCTTGAAAACGGCCACCAACAGTTTGCTGACGTCGTTGAAAAACGCCGCGGTTAACGACGGCGACGTTTATGTGTCGATCATCCCTTTCGCCAAGGTCGTCAACGTCGGCACGTCGAATGCGACGCAGTCTTGGCTTTCTTGGAGCTATTTCGACACGACTTATCAGACCTGCAACAGCAGCGGAAAAAACTGCAAGCCGATGAGCCACACACTCTGGGACGGCTCTATCGCCGATCGTGATCAAAGCTACGACCTCTTGAACACGACACCCAGCGTTGGTTCGACCCTTTTCCCGGCCGGGGAAGCGGCCTCCAACGACCCGACCCCGACAAGTCTGATTGGCCTGACCTATGATTGGACCGCGCTGAGCAACGAGGTCGCGGCCATGACACCGGTTGGAGGCACCAATCAAGCCGTCGGTCTTGCCTGGGCCTGGCAATCGCTCACACCAGGCGCACCGCTCAACGCACCGGCGAAGGATCCGCAATCAAGCTATTCGGATGTCATCATCATTCTCAGCGACGGCATCAACACCGAGGATCGCTGGTACGGCGATGGAACGACCTATTCGGCTCAAGTCGACGCGCGCCAGAAACTTCTCTGCGATAATATCAAGCAGGCCGGCGTGACCATCTATGCGGTGCAGGTCAACACGGACAATTCGCCAACGGCGGCAGCCTTGCAATATTGCGCCAGCGATCCCTCGAAATTCGTGATGCTCACCTCGGCCAGCCAGATCATCACGACCTTCGCTTCGATTGGTGCCTCGCTCTCACAACTGCATTTGTCGCATTAG
- a CDS encoding (2Fe-2S)-binding protein: protein MTDMHTITFTLNGRSITAEVDARLHLADFLRHTLRLTGTHIGCEHGVCGACNVLIDGLSTRSCLTLAVQADGAQIETIEGLTASGKIADLQEAFAARNALQCGYCTPGVLATAAELLNHGTPTRGEIRDALSGNYCRCTGYHAIVDAIESVAEKRRGQTS, encoded by the coding sequence ATGACCGACATGCACACCATCACCTTCACGCTCAATGGCCGGTCCATAACAGCTGAGGTCGACGCTCGCCTGCATCTCGCTGATTTTCTGCGCCACACGCTGCGGTTGACCGGCACCCATATCGGCTGCGAGCACGGTGTCTGCGGCGCCTGTAATGTGTTGATCGATGGCCTCTCGACGCGCAGCTGCCTGACACTCGCGGTGCAGGCCGATGGCGCTCAGATCGAAACCATCGAAGGTCTGACCGCAAGCGGTAAAATCGCCGATCTGCAGGAGGCCTTCGCCGCCCGCAACGCGTTGCAATGCGGCTATTGCACGCCAGGCGTTCTAGCGACCGCAGCCGAACTGCTGAACCACGGCACACCGACGCGCGGTGAGATCCGCGACGCCCTCTCGGGCAATTACTGCCGCTGCACCGGCTACCACGCCATCGTTGACGCCATCGAAAGCGTCGCCGAGAAGCGTCGCGGTCAGACGTCATGA
- a CDS encoding VOC family protein, with protein sequence MAKIRHIAIQVPDLEKAAAFYEGAFELQRVSQVDSPIGNAISLSDGVMNLTLLHFPEGTIGGKGGPDWAGLHHFGFVVENEEETAEKVKQLGGEFFMQLPSYPGVDAEKKFKDINGIVFDVSAHDWRQAKDV encoded by the coding sequence ATGGCCAAAATCAGACATATTGCCATTCAGGTTCCCGATCTCGAGAAGGCGGCCGCTTTCTATGAGGGCGCTTTTGAGCTGCAGCGGGTCAGCCAGGTCGACAGTCCGATCGGCAATGCCATCTCGCTCTCGGACGGCGTGATGAACCTCACCCTGCTGCACTTCCCCGAAGGCACCATCGGCGGTAAAGGCGGCCCGGACTGGGCGGGCCTGCATCATTTCGGCTTCGTCGTCGAGAATGAGGAAGAGACGGCTGAGAAGGTCAAACAGCTCGGTGGCGAGTTCTTCATGCAACTGCCGAGCTATCCCGGCGTCGATGCTGAAAAGAAATTCAAGGACATCAACGGAATCGTCTTCGATGTGTCTGCGCATGATTGGCGGCAGGCAAAGGACGTTTGA
- a CDS encoding TRAP transporter small permease subunit, translated as MRVLFWLNGWLVRILCILAVAAIAAMTLGISAEVILRMFGFPSIVGLIELTEYGLFISTFFAAPHLLRTNEHIRVDIVMSRIEPATARTLEFFALGCVIAVSIVTGAIATAIMISNAQLGTLIFKDLIFPQWWLDWIIPLTSLALAVQALELMVMLKTSTLAVSTEASEHIPGLRAEEMP; from the coding sequence ATGCGGGTACTCTTTTGGCTTAACGGCTGGCTGGTGCGCATTTTGTGCATCCTAGCCGTGGCCGCCATCGCGGCGATGACACTTGGCATCAGTGCCGAAGTCATCCTCAGGATGTTCGGCTTCCCCTCCATCGTCGGCTTGATCGAGCTGACCGAATACGGGCTCTTCATTTCCACCTTCTTCGCCGCGCCGCATCTGCTGCGCACGAACGAACACATCCGCGTCGATATCGTTATGTCGCGGATCGAACCCGCGACGGCGCGAACGCTTGAATTCTTTGCGTTGGGCTGCGTGATCGCGGTTTCGATCGTCACCGGCGCGATCGCCACGGCCATCATGATCTCCAATGCCCAATTGGGCACGCTGATCTTCAAGGATCTGATTTTCCCGCAATGGTGGCTCGATTGGATCATTCCGCTCACCTCGCTCGCCCTGGCGGTGCAGGCGCTTGAGCTGATGGTCATGTTGAAAACATCCACGCTGGCCGTGAGCACCGAGGCTTCCGAACATATTCCGGGCCTCCGAGCGGAGGAAATGCCGTGA
- a CDS encoding class I SAM-dependent methyltransferase: MSETLARINQSKAVFDDIYAQSDPRSYFSVLGALDYMIPDVAEPVIRQLLDARARYHGEANTILDIGCSYGINAAIHRFPVNFANLRQRYARREIMELDVDEMIRLDRNFYASWPDIGLGRFIGVDISESAIRYANAVGLHADGIAADLESNPLSAKEAAIVASANVLLSTGAIGYVTDKTYEQLLGAVDTSPWIISFVLRMFPYDAFADAFAERGMVTEKLAGSTFVQRRFRDEQEFERSLYTLRSRGIDTSGFEADGLFQAELFVSRPKSDAEAMPLTDIVTVTSGRFSNFGARYVEVGQQNDIRVAVGA; this comes from the coding sequence TTGTCTGAAACACTCGCCAGAATTAATCAAAGCAAGGCCGTATTCGACGATATTTATGCGCAGAGTGATCCTAGGTCCTATTTTTCGGTGCTTGGTGCTCTCGACTACATGATCCCCGATGTTGCTGAACCGGTGATCAGGCAATTGCTCGATGCCCGCGCGCGATATCATGGCGAAGCCAACACGATTCTCGACATTGGTTGCTCCTACGGGATTAACGCCGCCATCCATCGCTTCCCCGTCAACTTCGCCAATTTGCGTCAGCGCTATGCGCGTCGCGAGATCATGGAACTCGATGTCGACGAGATGATCCGGCTCGATAGAAACTTCTATGCGAGCTGGCCTGACATTGGCCTTGGCCGTTTCATCGGCGTTGATATTTCGGAATCTGCCATTCGCTATGCCAATGCGGTTGGACTTCATGCCGATGGCATAGCGGCGGATCTGGAAAGCAATCCTTTGTCAGCCAAAGAGGCGGCAATCGTTGCGTCGGCCAATGTGCTGCTTTCAACCGGCGCGATCGGCTACGTGACCGATAAAACCTATGAACAGCTTCTTGGCGCAGTCGACACCTCGCCGTGGATCATCTCCTTTGTCTTGCGCATGTTTCCCTATGACGCCTTCGCCGATGCTTTTGCGGAGCGAGGCATGGTGACGGAGAAGCTGGCGGGATCGACGTTCGTTCAACGCCGCTTCCGCGATGAACAGGAATTCGAGCGGAGCCTGTATACTCTGCGGAGCCGGGGCATCGACACGTCTGGCTTCGAGGCCGACGGCCTTTTCCAGGCGGAACTGTTTGTGTCGCGGCCCAAGAGCGACGCCGAAGCCATGCCGTTGACCGACATCGTGACGGTGACCAGTGGTCGCTTCAGCAACTTCGGCGCGCGCTATGTTGAGGTTGGCCAGCAGAACGATATTCGCGTTGCCGTCGGTGCGTGA
- a CDS encoding DUF1134 domain-containing protein: MRNNFSRRDFMTSLAAGSAVGLSPLAALAQERPQQFAPHELLESGHQFFGTISRGLASVVEEATRRWGQPNAYVLGQEASGAFVAGARYGEGNMYTRNAGDRKIYWQGPSVGFDAGAEGARTMMLVYNLPSTQAIYRRYGGIDGSAYFIGGFGMTALVADGVVVAPIRTGVGARLGVNLGYLKFTDQSTWNPF, translated from the coding sequence ATGCGCAACAATTTCTCGCGCAGGGATTTCATGACCAGTCTGGCCGCAGGGTCAGCCGTTGGGCTGAGCCCTTTAGCGGCTCTCGCGCAGGAGCGTCCGCAGCAGTTCGCGCCGCATGAGCTGCTTGAGAGTGGTCATCAATTCTTTGGCACGATTTCGCGGGGTCTGGCTTCAGTGGTCGAGGAAGCGACCCGGCGCTGGGGCCAGCCCAATGCCTATGTGCTGGGGCAGGAAGCCAGCGGCGCCTTTGTCGCCGGCGCCCGCTATGGCGAAGGCAATATGTACACCCGCAACGCGGGCGACCGGAAGATTTACTGGCAGGGCCCGTCGGTCGGCTTCGACGCCGGCGCCGAGGGCGCCCGCACGATGATGCTGGTCTACAACCTGCCGAGCACCCAGGCGATCTATCGGCGCTATGGCGGCATCGACGGGTCGGCCTATTTCATCGGCGGCTTCGGCATGACGGCGCTGGTCGCCGACGGGGTGGTCGTGGCGCCGATTCGCACCGGCGTCGGGGCTCGTCTCGGGGTCAATCTCGGCTATTTGAAATTCACCGACCAATCGACCTGGAACCCTTTCTGA
- the dctP gene encoding TRAP transporter substrate-binding protein DctP produces MRVQPCPASTPLRSLASALAGTALGCLFALSGASAAEVTLKAAVFVPPSTTYGIPFKRFVDHVNETGKGVLQIRIVGGPEAVPADGQAQAVRTGVLDIASIPPTYYKSVMVEGDAQILTDMTLAEQRKSGAYAALNKIAVERMDSLYLTTYGVGVPFHLYITKEMPVGGINDIKGLRFRGQPNYNAIFKHYGIAGVNIAAPEVYTALERGTVQGYGWPLWGIEDFGWEKLTKVRVDPGFYNVIVNILMNKKKYDSLDAAQRKVVDDAVVWFEQDNDKYTTDTTKATLAAQTKAGIKSVDFGPEFKKTAVDLYWDDLKKLSPDAITKLQPLLTKK; encoded by the coding sequence ATGCGTGTGCAGCCCTGCCCGGCCTCCACTCCCCTTCGGTCTCTTGCCTCAGCGCTTGCAGGCACAGCACTTGGATGTCTGTTCGCCCTGAGCGGCGCATCGGCTGCGGAAGTCACGCTCAAAGCTGCTGTCTTCGTTCCTCCCTCCACCACCTACGGCATTCCGTTCAAGCGCTTCGTCGATCACGTCAACGAAACCGGCAAAGGCGTTCTGCAGATCCGCATTGTCGGCGGGCCGGAAGCGGTTCCCGCCGATGGCCAGGCACAGGCGGTCAGAACCGGCGTGCTCGACATCGCCTCCATTCCGCCGACCTATTACAAGAGCGTCATGGTGGAGGGCGACGCACAGATCCTCACCGACATGACGCTAGCCGAGCAGCGCAAGTCGGGCGCTTACGCAGCCCTCAACAAAATCGCCGTCGAGCGGATGGATTCGCTTTACCTCACCACCTACGGCGTCGGCGTGCCATTCCACCTCTATATCACCAAGGAGATGCCGGTCGGCGGCATCAACGACATCAAGGGCCTGCGCTTTCGCGGCCAGCCAAACTACAATGCCATCTTCAAGCACTACGGCATCGCCGGCGTGAACATCGCCGCGCCGGAAGTCTACACCGCACTCGAGCGCGGCACGGTGCAGGGCTATGGCTGGCCGCTGTGGGGCATCGAGGATTTTGGCTGGGAAAAGCTGACCAAAGTGCGCGTCGATCCCGGCTTCTATAATGTGATCGTCAATATCCTGATGAACAAAAAGAAATACGATTCGCTCGATGCCGCCCAGCGCAAGGTCGTCGACGATGCCGTCGTCTGGTTCGAGCAGGACAACGACAAATATACCACCGATACGACCAAAGCGACGCTCGCGGCACAGACCAAAGCCGGCATCAAATCCGTCGATTTCGGGCCGGAGTTCAAAAAGACAGCGGTCGATCTCTACTGGGACGATCTGAAGAAGCTCAGCCCGGACGCCATCACCAAGCTGCAGCCGCTGCTCACCAAAAAATAG
- a CDS encoding TRAP transporter large permease subunit — protein MSWGSILSLMFASKVGLLLTALPVAFVFFIINIVGSYLIFGGFPGLEQMVRNEQLSVAQFSLVPIPLFVLMGEVLFHTGLAMKSIDAVDAVIRRVPGRLAVVTLVAGTIFSAISGSTIATTAMLGSLLLPQMLKRNYEPKTAMGPILAIGGVDILIPPSGLAVLLGSLAGISITGLLVGGIVPGLILAALFIGYVILRCWLNPDLAPTYEDSGPPVAHPWLNLAVTVIPLIGIFALVVVSMIGGWATPTEASALGALATVLVALLYRQLTWESLQKSLMGTASISGALLFIIVGATTFAQLLSFSGATAGLVAVIESSNLPQTVILIGMLTILLVLGFFIDQTSIMMITLPFYMPILRAMGVDLVWFGILYLLCMQIGLLTPPFGLLLFVLKGVAPPGIGVGLIYRAAIPYVWLTILMMVLIFVFPPIVTSFVANP, from the coding sequence GTGAGCTGGGGATCCATCCTATCGCTGATGTTCGCGTCGAAAGTCGGCCTTCTCCTCACGGCGCTGCCCGTCGCTTTCGTCTTCTTCATCATCAATATCGTCGGTTCCTATCTGATCTTCGGCGGCTTTCCCGGCCTCGAACAGATGGTGCGCAACGAACAGCTTTCCGTCGCACAATTCTCGCTGGTGCCGATCCCGCTGTTCGTGCTGATGGGCGAGGTGCTCTTCCACACCGGCCTGGCGATGAAATCGATCGACGCCGTCGATGCGGTCATCCGGCGCGTGCCGGGCCGCCTGGCTGTGGTCACCCTGGTGGCGGGCACGATCTTCTCCGCCATTTCGGGCTCGACCATCGCCACCACCGCCATGCTCGGCTCCCTGCTGCTGCCGCAGATGCTGAAACGCAATTACGAACCGAAGACGGCGATGGGGCCGATCCTGGCGATCGGCGGTGTCGACATCCTCATCCCGCCCTCAGGTCTCGCCGTTCTGCTCGGCAGTCTCGCCGGCATTTCGATCACCGGCCTGCTCGTCGGCGGCATCGTGCCGGGGCTCATTCTGGCCGCGCTCTTCATCGGCTATGTGATCCTGCGCTGCTGGCTCAATCCCGACCTCGCGCCAACCTATGAAGACAGCGGACCGCCGGTCGCCCATCCCTGGCTCAACCTCGCCGTCACCGTGATCCCGCTGATCGGCATCTTCGCGCTCGTCGTCGTCAGCATGATCGGCGGCTGGGCGACGCCGACGGAAGCGAGCGCCCTGGGCGCTTTGGCCACCGTCCTCGTCGCCCTCCTCTATCGGCAACTGACTTGGGAGAGCTTGCAGAAGTCGCTGATGGGCACGGCCTCGATCTCCGGCGCCCTGCTGTTCATCATCGTCGGCGCCACCACCTTCGCCCAACTCCTCAGCTTCTCGGGCGCAACGGCCGGCCTCGTGGCTGTGATCGAAAGCTCGAACCTGCCGCAGACCGTCATCCTCATCGGCATGCTGACGATCTTGCTGGTTCTCGGCTTCTTCATCGATCAGACCAGCATCATGATGATCACCTTGCCGTTCTACATGCCGATCCTGCGCGCCATGGGCGTCGATCTGGTGTGGTTCGGCATTCTTTACCTGCTCTGCATGCAGATCGGACTGCTGACGCCGCCTTTCGGCCTGCTGCTCTTCGTCCTCAAAGGCGTCGCGCCTCCTGGCATTGGCGTCGGTCTCATCTACCGCGCTGCCATTCCCTATGTCTGGCTGACGATCCTGATGATGGTGCTGATCTTCGTTTTCCCGCCCATCGTCACGAGCTTCGTGGCCAACCCATGA
- a CDS encoding heme-binding beta-barrel domain-containing protein gives MDVPADIFTEPDPDSDTLAHLGPLRRLAGIWEGHRGVDVNPKAEGPERKAYYERIEMQPIDPQTNGPQLFYGLRYHVHINTKEEEITFHDQVGYWLWEPATGLILQTVAIPRGQVAIAAGQAKPDDSKLILKAERGQTEYGICSTTFLELAFRTDSYRIEVDFNSDGSWSYILDTTLQVKGRDAPFLHHDRNTLTKIAEPDLNPWAKIKRDARQASGGKTLAAR, from the coding sequence ATGGACGTTCCGGCCGATATTTTTACCGAGCCAGATCCTGATTCCGACACGCTGGCTCATTTGGGGCCATTGCGCCGGCTGGCGGGTATTTGGGAAGGGCACCGTGGCGTCGATGTGAATCCCAAGGCCGAGGGTCCGGAACGCAAGGCCTATTATGAGCGCATCGAGATGCAGCCGATCGATCCGCAGACAAACGGCCCGCAACTTTTCTATGGTCTGCGTTATCACGTGCACATCAATACGAAGGAAGAAGAGATCACCTTCCACGATCAGGTCGGCTATTGGCTGTGGGAGCCGGCTACGGGCCTGATTTTGCAAACCGTGGCGATCCCGCGCGGGCAGGTGGCCATCGCCGCGGGGCAGGCCAAACCAGACGACAGCAAATTGATTTTGAAAGCGGAGCGCGGGCAGACCGAATATGGCATCTGCTCAACGACATTTCTTGAGCTCGCCTTTCGCACCGACTCCTATCGCATCGAAGTCGATTTCAATAGCGATGGCTCATGGAGCTATATCTTAGACACCACCTTGCAGGTGAAAGGCCGTGACGCGCCCTTCCTGCATCACGACCGCAACACTTTGACCAAGATTGCCGAGCCCGATCTCAATCCATGGGCGAAGATCAAGCGCGATGCGCGGCAGGCATCAGGCGGGAAGACGCTAGCGGCGCGTTAA
- a CDS encoding FAD binding domain-containing protein codes for MKAPAFAYRRPEQLEDALSLLADDGTQVLAGGQSLIASLNMRLSTPTLLVDINRIAVLRGIEERPDGIRIGALVRHADVLTSELIARRVPLLAMALPHVAHMAVRNRGTTCGSLALADPSAEMPALAVTLNANIVLASRTAQRIVAARDFFQGLYQTGREDDEMITEVIFPCASDDEIFGFAELARRHGDFATVGAVIRARRSNRALEAFDVTIFGSEPTPLLSQTAASLRITVETTNNMLADIAEAIAADMEPMENHQGRADTKRRQTAVLLRRTLKDMQARAFHVEARLS; via the coding sequence ATGAAAGCTCCGGCCTTCGCCTACCGAAGACCGGAGCAGCTGGAAGACGCGCTGTCGCTGCTGGCCGATGATGGCACCCAGGTTCTCGCCGGTGGGCAGAGCCTGATCGCGTCATTGAATATGCGCCTGTCCACGCCAACGCTTCTTGTCGACATCAACCGGATTGCGGTGCTGCGCGGCATCGAGGAACGGCCGGACGGCATTCGCATCGGCGCCTTGGTGCGACATGCAGACGTGCTGACCTCGGAGCTGATCGCTCGGCGCGTCCCGCTTCTGGCGATGGCCCTGCCCCATGTGGCGCATATGGCCGTGCGCAATCGCGGCACCACCTGCGGCAGCCTGGCGCTGGCTGATCCTTCGGCGGAAATGCCGGCCCTGGCTGTGACACTCAACGCCAACATTGTTCTTGCGAGCCGCACCGCCCAGCGCATCGTCGCGGCCCGCGATTTCTTTCAGGGTCTCTATCAGACCGGCCGCGAAGACGACGAGATGATCACCGAAGTGATCTTTCCTTGCGCCTCGGATGACGAAATATTCGGCTTTGCCGAACTCGCCCGGCGGCACGGTGACTTTGCCACGGTCGGCGCCGTCATCCGGGCACGCCGCTCCAACCGCGCCTTGGAAGCCTTCGATGTGACGATCTTTGGCTCCGAACCAACGCCGCTACTCAGCCAGACCGCGGCTTCATTGCGCATCACTGTCGAGACGACGAACAACATGCTGGCAGACATCGCCGAGGCGATCGCAGCCGATATGGAGCCGATGGAAAACCACCAGGGACGCGCCGACACCAAGCGCAGGCAGACCGCCGTCCTTCTACGACGGACCCTGAAGGATATGCAGGCGCGCGCCTTTCACGTGGAGGCGCGACTGTCATGA
- a CDS encoding xanthine dehydrogenase family protein molybdopterin-binding subunit, which yields MTAPVQTGTSVPRRAATRLVSGKGRYTDDINVAGLLHVAFVRSPYPHARIVNTEVNTAKAMTGVVAVLTADDLAPICLPWQTRLALLPGHLSPPQMPLALGETCWQGEAIVAVVATSRAIAEDAAECVEIEWAELPAVADMQVAALPGAALVNSAMATNLGLDHAVATGDPDAALRDAAVVVEHSFSFDRQTGVTLEPRTIVAEFEPRLRQLTVHHSHQVPHQMRDIFAAQLKLPLSHVRVVTPDVGGAFGMKLSAYPDEMAVAAIAVLLEQPVKFCADRLESFVSDNHAREAKVQGRMAVDANGKLMAMDISVVSGFGAYSAYPRGSVGEGLQAVHMAAASYSMAHLRGRVRGYFQNKAPSGVLRGVGQPIATTVTEQLLDLAARQLNLDPAEIRRRNYVDATTATARSAGGIVLAELSLQRCHDRLMQLMDYDALRQQQRALRDQGIYRGIGLAAFMEQTAVGPALYGAQNVRASAQEACRLTLEPDGGIRCATSITDQGQGTGTALAQIIADTLGVDIDTVEVATGDTQLTPFGGGAWASRGTALGGEAALRAARRLQESILTIAGALLQADAAVLKLEGGQIYNAAGLAQMTLADVATTACFKAHLLSLTELPPLEITESFAPRDLPYVAANGIQAAHVEIDVELGTIRVLDFWVVDDCGRVINPLLVDEQIRGGVVQGIGAALYEQCIYSADAQLENGSLVDYLVPMASEMPDIHVAHVQTPTSATTLGARGVGEAGTVGAGAAIWTAVNDALAPFGAVLSQQPFTPERVLDGLAAARGKG from the coding sequence ATGACGGCGCCCGTGCAAACAGGGACGTCCGTGCCCCGGCGCGCCGCAACGCGGCTCGTCTCCGGCAAAGGCCGCTATACGGACGATATTAATGTAGCCGGCCTGCTGCATGTCGCCTTTGTTCGCAGCCCCTATCCGCATGCGCGCATTGTCAACACCGAGGTGAACACGGCCAAAGCCATGACCGGCGTTGTCGCCGTCTTGACCGCTGATGACCTCGCCCCGATCTGCCTGCCCTGGCAGACGCGGCTGGCGCTTCTGCCAGGCCATCTCTCGCCACCACAAATGCCTTTAGCGCTGGGCGAAACCTGCTGGCAGGGCGAGGCGATCGTCGCCGTGGTCGCGACATCACGCGCAATCGCCGAAGATGCGGCCGAATGCGTCGAAATCGAATGGGCGGAACTGCCTGCGGTCGCCGATATGCAGGTAGCGGCTCTCCCCGGTGCGGCCCTGGTCAACAGCGCCATGGCGACCAATCTCGGGCTCGATCATGCCGTCGCGACCGGCGATCCGGACGCGGCCCTGCGCGACGCAGCCGTCGTGGTGGAGCACAGCTTCAGCTTCGACCGGCAAACTGGCGTCACGCTTGAGCCGCGCACGATCGTTGCGGAATTCGAACCACGCCTGCGCCAACTGACCGTGCACCATTCGCACCAGGTGCCGCACCAGATGCGCGACATCTTCGCCGCGCAACTCAAGCTGCCGCTTTCCCATGTCCGCGTCGTCACGCCCGATGTCGGTGGCGCCTTCGGCATGAAACTCTCCGCCTATCCCGACGAGATGGCCGTCGCCGCCATTGCCGTTCTGCTTGAGCAACCGGTGAAATTTTGCGCCGACCGTCTCGAATCCTTTGTCAGCGACAATCACGCCCGCGAAGCCAAAGTGCAGGGCCGCATGGCGGTCGATGCCAATGGCAAGCTGATGGCGATGGATATCTCGGTCGTCTCAGGCTTCGGCGCTTATTCCGCTTATCCGCGCGGTAGCGTCGGTGAAGGCCTGCAGGCCGTGCATATGGCCGCAGCGTCCTACAGCATGGCGCATTTGCGCGGGCGTGTACGCGGCTATTTCCAGAACAAAGCCCCAAGCGGCGTGCTGCGCGGCGTCGGCCAGCCCATCGCCACCACGGTAACCGAGCAATTGCTCGATCTGGCCGCCCGTCAACTTAATCTCGATCCCGCCGAAATCCGCCGGCGCAACTATGTCGATGCTACCACCGCGACCGCACGCTCGGCCGGTGGCATCGTGCTGGCCGAATTGTCTCTCCAACGCTGTCATGATCGTCTGATGCAACTCATGGATTATGACGCCCTGCGCCAACAGCAACGGGCGCTGCGCGATCAGGGCATCTATCGTGGCATTGGCCTGGCTGCCTTCATGGAGCAAACTGCGGTCGGCCCGGCGCTCTATGGGGCGCAGAACGTGCGCGCCTCGGCACAGGAAGCCTGCCGACTGACCTTGGAGCCCGACGGCGGCATTCGCTGCGCCACGAGCATCACCGATCAGGGCCAGGGCACCGGCACCGCCTTGGCGCAAATCATCGCCGACACGCTGGGCGTCGATATCGACACGGTGGAAGTCGCGACCGGCGACACGCAATTGACGCCCTTCGGCGGCGGCGCCTGGGCTTCGCGCGGCACCGCCTTGGGCGGTGAAGCCGCCTTGCGGGCCGCTCGGCGGCTGCAAGAAAGCATCCTGACGATTGCCGGCGCGCTCCTTCAGGCGGATGCCGCCGTGCTGAAACTCGAAGGCGGCCAGATCTATAACGCTGCCGGGCTGGCGCAGATGACCCTCGCCGATGTCGCGACAACGGCCTGTTTCAAGGCACATCTATTGTCGCTGACGGAATTGCCGCCGCTCGAAATCACCGAAAGCTTCGCCCCGCGCGATCTGCCCTATGTCGCCGCCAATGGTATTCAGGCCGCCCATGTCGAGATCGATGTCGAACTCGGCACGATCCGCGTTCTCGATTTCTGGGTTGTCGATGACTGCGGGCGCGTCATCAATCCGCTGCTGGTCGACGAACAGATCCGCGGCGGCGTGGTGCAAGGCATCGGCGCTGCGCTCTACGAGCAGTGCATTTATAGCGCCGACGCGCAGCTGGAGAACGGCAGCCTGGTCGACTACTTGGTGCCGATGGCCAGCGAAATGCCGGATATCCACGTCGCCCATGTGCAGACGCCGACGAGCGCCACAACCTTGGGCGCACGCGGCGTCGGCGAGGCCGGCACTGTTGGCGCCGGCGCCGCCATCTGGACCGCCGTCAACGATGCCCTCGCGCCCTTCGGCGCCGTCCTCTCGCAGCAGCCCTTTACGCCGGAACGCGTGCTCGATGGGCTCGCGGCGGCGCGCGGCAAAGGCTAG